The DNA region TCCCGGACGGGAGGCCCTCAACGTGGGCCCGTGGTTGACATGCCGCTGCCACCGGGCGCCCCCACGTCGAGGATGACCAACATCCCCGGCTCGATGCCGTACCACCCCTGCCACCCCGGTCGAGCTGCTCAGTTCGGGTGCGGGGGGCGTGCTCGAAAAGCAGCTTGGCGGTGTTCACGGTGGCGATACCAGAGTCGGCCGCCAGTGTCCGGGCCGCGGTCTCGGCCACCGCCAACCCCAGCACCGCACCCCCAGCCGCCTGCCACACCCCGGCCACCGTGGCCATGGTGTGGGTCTTGCCGGTCCCGGCCGGGCCGACCAGCGCCTCCACCCGCCGTCCCGAGGTCAGCACCTGGCGGGCCGCTTCGGCCTGGTCGACACCCA from Acidimicrobiales bacterium includes:
- a CDS encoding AAA family ATPase → GVDQAEAARQVLTSGRRVEALVGPAGTGKTHTMATVAGVWQAAGGAVLGLAVAETAARTLAADSGIATVNTAKLLFEHAPRTRTEQLDRGGRGGTASSRGCWSSSTWGRPVAAACQPRAHVEGLPSGTTE